The genomic window GAATCTGCCTGCTTTCGGGCGCGGGATCGGGCGGCGGATTCGCGGTTCTTGATCATGCGCTTGTAGCGGCGGTCGCCGCCAATGCCGGGGCCCTCCGGCATTACCCGCTTCTTGGAGCAGAAGGAGAAGAACCCGGCGGGTGACGAGGGGCCGATGACGGCGTCGGAGAAGGAAGGGGACATGAAAGGTCCACTACGCGCgttgttgtcgttgttgttgGCCTGGCCATGGACTCGAGAACCGTTGGAATTGGAGCTGGAGCGGGAGTGGCCGTTCATCAGGGCAGACCCAccgcctccgccgccgccgccgcccagGTACTGGAGCTCGCGGCCGGAGCTGAGGCTGAGGGCGGTGGGGGGCAGGAGTGGGGGCGGGGGAGGAAGGGGGATGTCCTCGACGGCGGCGTTCGCCCGGGAGACGGTGAAGCAGGGACCGGAGAGGAAGTCCTGGAGGATCATGGcccggtggtggtggtggtggtggtggtggtggggctCCGGAAGAGGAGCGAAGCGCCTCTCATGGTGCAGGCTGGTGAGGTTGATGTCCTTCCACACCTCCTCCATGGTCCTCCTCCTTGGTGTCCGGAGGAGGATGGAGGAGGTGGAGGAAGGAGAAGATcttgaggaagaggaggaggagattaTCCTACTACCACCCCCATGTCCACTATTGCCGTTATCGATGTTGTTCGTCTTGTTGTTGCTGTGGTTGTCAAGTCCTGAGGACCACATGAGTATAGATAGGGGGCAGAAGGAGGAGAacttgagaagaagaagaagaacggcTTTTAATTTGTGGAGTGGTGGTTGCGATGGTGAAAAGAAAGATGGAATGGACAGGGGAGTCACAGTGCGAGAGAGCGAATGAGTGGCGTTTGGTGATCAACTGGGTAGTGTGCTGTTCTTCCCTCTCCTTGAGACTTCaccaccccttttttttttgccaaaaaaaaagtTATTTCGAGTAGGAAGGTACGAAAGCACACGTGCTAACGCATTTACAGTGTCCACCATCCTTCCCACTCGCTAATACATATATGTGCATGGCCTTTGTATTACCATTGTTAGTAGTGTTGCCGCTGACATTCGAGTTGAAGAGAAGGTTCGCGAATGAGAATGTGGCCATGCTTGAATGAAGAGACTGCTATAAGAATCCGATGTgaaagcaagagaaaagaaatataaAGGGTCGTTGGGTTTTGTTCAGTTCAGCGGAAGATCTTATCTTTGGAcatctaattaaatattaaaatttgacaTCTTGAAATTCAGTTCACAATGAGTCCACAGTGAGATTCgcagcgaaaaatggagtccaacgagattaaGATCATCTAAAACGAagttcggatggaggagatacaaaATTTTGAAGTCGGTACGAAATTCGAAGTGGTGGAGGACCGACGGCGGGCAGCAGCGGCGCAGCCGCAAGTggtgcgggacgtgcgacccaagcCCGCGGCTCAGGAGGGCGTGCGGCCCAGATGCGCACGGGCCCGcgtgcgggagcgggccggcccaggcccaggcggcctgcctggCCCTATTCTCcaatccaccgtggatcgggcggtccacgggtgGGTCTGTGGACTGCGTGGACGTTTCTCACGCATTGCTCGTGGTCTACGGCACTATTCTGTAGACCGAAGTACGATCGGAGGGTTCAGgtgactcccgatcttgatccgactgtctgggacgtgatttgggttgattaaggagtcctaattatgatctaagtcgtgattaaggctATAAAAGTCCTGTACATAGATCAGAGGCAGGGTGGTTCGGATTTCTGTGCAGTATGGAGCCGTACGTAACCCAAGGGAAGAGAGagacggaagcgctgagagaggagcagaaggctcctggacagcggtcgccaggcacttcaggggttcagggggtcttccaagagagagagcttttgtgagaaaaacttctagtgagagagaattgggtgtataagggttgaggatgaggtctcctcttgtaaattttttttttcatagtgaagtttgcatgcgccgtggaggcgagtctttttgtagctgatccatgtattttgattatttttttttattttattttttctttctttctgctgtgtCACATGGTACTATAAAGGTCTTCGAAGGTGGTGTCCAGGTCAGACATCCACTCAATATTAAATCAGACAAAAATTTTGAGAAACAATAAAATTTTGAGGGTGATGGGAGCAAAAATATTAGTGTAAAAGAAAACTAACTATAGAGGATGAGAGTTGCAATTGATTATCGGAAAAAAATGGATGTACATCTTAACTAATCGATAAATAATAACCATCACATAGAGTGAGAGTTAGTATCAAATTAGAATCGATTATATATATCAGGGAGCTTAATTGCATAAGTTGTGCAGTAATTATTCAATTATGCAAATGAGTTAAATTTCTTTCgcatcatccttttttttttttttttttaagtaggtTTTAACCATCTTAAATACATTTTTATTCGCGGGTGAATGCCTCGTTGTTGTTGGTCGCCATTTAGATCAGAAGCTGGGATCGAGTATTCAAATCAGTACGAGCTCACGAATCAAGTAGAAATATCTCTGCAGAGAGGAAAAGCGGGTAGGGTGTGTGATGTATTGAGCTATTGATTGCTGATTGATGGTTttgaaatgaagtaaaaaaaaaaaaaaggtgacggGTGTGGCCAGTAGCTAGCTGTGAGGTGGCGGTAGAAAGAACACCCGGACGTAAAAAGGACACGATGGAGAGCAGAAAAAGGGCACCGGAGAACCCCAACCCTCCCTGGATTTGACGGATCCCTGTGTGGGAATGGTGATAGATAGCAAAAGAATACATAACGAAGATAGAGAAAAAGAGATGGGTGATGGCAAGCTGTTATCTTCTGTGATTGCACGGTCCGTGCCGTCACTGAGAGCAGCAGAGGAAGAGCGAGGTGGGGTCGAGAAAGCTGAGAGAGATTCTGACTTCGCCATCGTAGGTATAACATAATTTACTGACGTATGCTGCTGCTGTACACGGTATGGGGGACTATCTATGCTACTGTAGCCGCGTTGTATAAGCCAAGGGTGCCACCTAAAAGATTGGGGCAGTACATATAGTGACGGAGAtatgtagaaaaaaaaattgtattttaaaaaaattttggatagatttAATCTACTATGTACATTagtgataaaataaataaaaaataatatatcaatattttaaattagaaattatatAATTTTGTTAATATTAATCACctcaatatattatttttgagatgattataaaattttttagttcaaaatattgatatgatattttatttataatatatatgattggctaaatctatctaaaaatttctCAATTCTCAGATATAGGGTCAGTTTGGTTGGTAAGTAGGACAAAGACATTCGCATGTGGAATGAGAGATGTCATGAAATGATAGGATAATTAGGCTTAATGTGGAGGCCTAAAGCCGCTAATCTGGAGCTCAATGAAAGGCTATCCAAAGATTTCGGCAAACATATGGCGTCCAGGGAGAAGAATTCAGGATGTGTACCGGTATCTTAAAGGCtagacattttttttctttttgcttccaTTCCCATTTAGGGAGAGACCAGCGCCCACTTCACGAGACATTGGACAAATATATGGTACCTGCCCTTCTCTCACAACCTATCCCGGTCCCTTAAAAATCCTGTTGAGGCCCCAACACGCACcccctcttcctttcttttttggcCGGTGGCAGTCGGCTTTGGTCTCTTTTGTACAGACCGACATGAATAAAATAATACTTAAAGAATCTAGGTCTCTTTTTTTTCCCCTTGCAACACCTAGTTCATACGTTCCGAGCACGAGAACATTGAGGTTGAGGCAAAAATTAGTGAGAAACGGTTGACACCTTTTTTTTCTCTCACCGAGGTGgttagaagaaagaagaaaaatcttaTGGCTAAATTGTGCATCAGTATACCATTGGTATTGGCTTAGTAGGGAATAAGACGATGAAAAGATGATGACAAGATTAGTGTCGGTCCGGAAGATTCGGCTTTCAAGACCTTCGCCGTCATTAAACTATCCATCGACGGAAAGAAAAGTATGATGTAACCAAGGCCAGCTACGATCGATATACTGTAATGCTACTCGTACTTATAAATTAAAATCCTATTGAAAAACTATAAAAAACAGAGAATTTAAGGATAAGTATAAaagtaaaaataatttaaaaataaaccaacttcaattgccggtacaaaaaattttcttatatatatatatatacacacacacagaaCTAAAACCGTCAAATAATTGAGTTCCTGTAACAACCTATGTTGGCCGGTAATGATCTTAAATGATTTCGGAAATCCGTCTCATAATTTTACATACTTCGCATACGATATAATTCTGAGTCAAATCTCATTCcgaaataaaatcaatatttttggtcTGTATCTCTACAAGTCATCATCATTGGTTTTGGCTTCAGTTTCTGTGTCATGATCAAACTGTCGTTGCTGAGTCCTGCTAAGTCTAGCGAGGAACGTGTGAGATCTGTCTGTCCCATTCTCTAGCCTCGTCCATATAGCATCTTGTTGCGTGGGCGGCAAACATGATAATTTTCAAAACCCCATATTGATTGGGATtaaaactgggggagtttgataCTCCTATAAATAggactttttgatttttatttatatccagcacaataaatcaaaatttaagttAACTAAGAGGAtgtaatcaaaattttgaaaaattatgatgaagaGAGAGTTTACAATTTTATCTGTTTAAAAATTATAGCAgttttattttagtaaaaatatctcTTTCGAGATCATGGATGTAGGTCTATTTAAAGGATCGAACTACGTAAaaatttttgtattatttttttttattttttttattatttgtgtGAGTGCTTTCACTGTCAGtctcaacaagtgatatcagaatgAGGTTCTGGtctaagagagaagagagaaaaaagtaaGAGATGTCACATCAATAGTCTAGGTGAAAGACCAGTCAGTCCCACATCAGTGGGTCCCAATGCCACGTCAATATTTTTTAGGAAGAGGTTGGTTCTAACTAATTTCGATGTACTGGTTTCATTTTTTAGATCGATTTTTTCAAACTTGGCTTATTTTGTGATATTTATTACTGATTATTTGAGTGGAGGTGTTTAATTGAGAATTTATTAAACACCATGACTATATTGAAGAATGAGATTTTATTGTTTGATGAAAAGACTGATTTTATTTTGTGGTAATgtataattcaaaattatttgatgCGACGGAATCTTAATTCCGCATTACAGGATAAAAAGCCGAATGAGATGAAAGATTCAGATTGGAGTACAATCCAAAAGAAGACAGTTAGTACAATTCGGACGGTACTGGTCCATAAATTAAAATCACGGTGTTGAAGGAGACATCATCGAAAAAGTTGTGGGATATGTTGGAGAGTAAGTATGTCTCGAAGATGTTAACTAACCGCTTGATGATGAAGATGGATCTGTACTCACTGAAGATGGAGGAAGGAGAAAATATTATTGATcattcaaataaatttaatgaGTTAGTATTTTGACTATTACATGTAGGAGAGACGATTAAGGAAGAAAAACAGGCATTGTTCTTGTTGGCTTCACTACCCAGATCTTACAAACCATTGGTGCAGTCAATGCTAGCAGGAAAAAGCACACTGCAGTTAAATGAGGTGataaagattttgaaagagaattatTGGACGATGGGAGATGAAGATTGCCCTGAAGAGAGTCGAGTACTAGCTACGGAGAGTTTTGAGAGAGGGAGAAATAAGAGAGGTGACCAATATGGTAGAAGATTGAGATCTCGATCGAGAAACTCTAGCACTATTGAGTGCCATGTGGAAAGTTGGGTCACATCTAGGTTCGCTGTCCAAAGTTCAGGGAGGACTTAAAAAGCCTGAAAGAGTTGAAAGGTAAGTCAAATATTGATTCTTCCGTAAATATGGTCAATATTGATGATGAGCTTTATCTCTCAAACACGACTGCTATTGAGAGTAATTCTAGCTGGATAATAAATTCTGCTGCTGATATTCATGTATGCACTAACCAAAATCTATTTGACACTTTGCACACTGAGAGAGATTTTGGCTACGTCAATGTAGGAAATAATTTGAAGCAGAAGATTGAAGGTGTTAGAAGAGTTCGTCTGAAGCTCCACAATGATAAAATCAAAGTAATTCTTGATGTAAGGTATATGCCTACTGATGgagctaatattattttattagataAGTTTATTTTATGTGGGTACAAATATGTTGGTATTGAAAATTGGTATAAAATATATAAGGgtgaaaatttaattatataaataagaaagaaaataaaaaatatctaccATTTAGATGAATATATTATATTAGCAAAGATGGAAAgcagtaaaaaaataaacactTCGAAGATTGAGAAaagagcatgatttttttgatggAGTAGGgatatgtaaaatttttgaaaaaaaaaaatcatacatttaAGTTGCTAAGATGGGTGTCCATTGCAAGGCCCCATcagaaatataaataatattttaaatttcaacctaAAAAGGCTTTCTCAAGAAgataagaaaggaaggaagaacaaTATAATTTACCACAAATGCCTCTATTTTTATTTGAGCAAGTACTTGGAGCAATTTTATATTGACCATGATTCGAGATTGATGCGACATATATTAGCTGTCCTATTAGGATGGGGCAGCCCGTTTAACTTCAAACATAGTATATGAAAAgccaaaataataaaatattttactaattttAAAACGAACAAATGGAATCTTATGATAACTCGCAATAATTTCACAGGTTTGTATTATAATTGACTGGAGTCATTCTCATCCAACCCCCTATTGCTTAAAAGAATCTCAATCAAGCATCACACCTTTCCCATATTTCTAATTGATGGGACTTTCAAATACGAAGGAATCTCATTCTTATCTTCTTAGTTGATTAGGATGCTTGTTGCATTCCTCGAAGCTCAATGAAGGACCGGCCTTGAACTTATCAAGCTGTACAAAAAAGAGAACCCTATGTGGGCCATCTAGccactatcttttttttttaataattaataaatatttttttatatttttattaattttatagatatttttttaaatttaaaatttcaacaatATCAACTCTATATTTAACAAAACATTACAATTTGCCCTTCCGATGATCCAATTTGGATCTGAAGCTCCTGTCGGCGATTATGTGGTACTATTTTTGTCGTATATAGCTTACGTGATCAGAAAAGCAGTTTTATCTGTCTGAGTTGACTCTCCTCCAATGTGGCGCCAAACTTTCTGTCATTAATGGCCCACTTTCCATCCCTAATCTAATCTCCCTTGctctccttcttatctccttttcTCTCTCACAAACTCTCACTCTTACCCTTTCTATGACTGTGATCCCTATCCATAGAAAAGAGTGGCTCACCATGGCGAGGGAGCAACTCCAGATGCTGAACACTTTGAATGCGGCGAAGATGCAATGGTACCACTTCACGACCATCATGATTGCTAGTATGGCTTGCTTCATCGATGCTTACGATCTTTTCTGCATCTTCCACATCATCAAGCTCCTCGATCGCATCTACTACCACGTCGAAGGCTCTCCGACCCCAGCTCACTCCCCCCAACATCTCTACTGCCATCAACAGCGTCGCCTTCTACGGCACCCTTTCCGACCAGCTCTTCTTCAGATGGCTCGGAGACAAGATGATATGCAAGCGCATCTACAGCATGACCCTCTTGCTCATGGTCGTCACCCTCTATTGCCTTCGACCTCTCCTTAGGCCACAACCCTAAGTCCGTCATAGCCACCCTCAAATTTTTTAGCTTATGGCTCAGCTTTGGCATTGGAGGCGACTACCCACTCTCTGCCACCATCATATCCGAGTACGCCAATAAGAAAATCTACGAGGCTTTCATTGCCACCATCTTTGCCATGCAAAGCATCGGCATTCTCGCCGATGGCACTATCGCCATCATCGTCTCCATCGCCTTCAAGCACTACTTCCCTGCACCCTTCTACACTGTCAATGTCATAGCCTCCACCATCCCTCAGGCCGATTTGGTCTGGTGCATAGTTCTCATATTCGATGCCATCCTGATGGTGCTCACCTACTACTGGTGGATGAAGATGCCGGAGACCAACTGCTTCACCACTCTCGTCACCAAGAATGCCAAGCAGGCGGCCTCTGACATGTCCAAGATTCTTCAAGTCCAATTTGAAGAGGAGCAACTAAGATCAATCGGATGACCGATGAACAAGCCAATAGCTTCGGCCTCTTCTCTAGATAATTCATAGCTCGCCATGGCCTCCTCCTTCTTGGCACCGCCACCATCCGATTCCTCCTCGACATCGCCTTCTATAGTCAAAATTTCTTCCAAAAAGACATCTTAAGCACCATCAGATGGATCTTCAAGACTGCCGCCATGAACGCTCTCGAAGAGATATTTAAGATCACCAGGGCCAAGATTTTGATCGTCCTCTGCGGCATCACCCCAGACTTGGAGCAGAGACGAAGAGCTAGAGCAAGCTTGAGCTAGTACATCTCTTTGGCCCGTTGTGCCTAGCTTTTGGATGACGACGACCACCCAATCACCTCCGTCCCCTGCTTAGCTCATGCCCCTCCAACAGTCATGATCCAATTGAAGGCATCCTCATCTTCGATGGTGGTGTAGAGAAGAGGTAATAATCCTTGATAGCGAGCTCTCCCTATGGCTGCTTTCACTACATTGCCTTGTAGCCCCACTAAAGAAAATGCCGACGGCCCGATCCTCACCGCACGATGGTcggcttattttttattttcccttccttttcttttcatctctCTCTTTTCGAAGATCTGTGGAAAGGAAAGCCTTAGAGAGAGATCGAAGAGGAAGACTGATGTTGATGATGATGGGAAGGAAGGTGATGGTAGTGATCGGTAGGAGGCGATGGT from Elaeis guineensis isolate ETL-2024a chromosome 4, EG11, whole genome shotgun sequence includes these protein-coding regions:
- the LOC105044109 gene encoding bZIP transcription factor 27, translating into MWSSGLDNHSNNKTNNIDNGNSGHGGGSRIISSSSSSRSSPSSTSSILLRTPRRRTMEEVWKDINLTSLHHERRFAPLPEPHHHHHHHHHRAMILQDFLSGPCFTVSRANAAVEDIPLPPPPPLLPPTALSLSSGRELQYLGGGGGGGGGSALMNGHSRSSSNSNGSRVHGQANNNDNNARSGPFMSPSFSDAVIGPSSPAGFFSFCSKKRVMPEGPGIGGDRRYKRMIKNRESAARSRARKQAYTNELELEVAHLLEENAKLKKQLEELRLAMDAQLPNRIALKRSSSAPF